Proteins from a single region of Runella sp. SP2:
- a CDS encoding response regulator, which yields MKTILLIEDNPDMRENTTEILELAHYNVLTAENGKKGIKIAQEQQPDLIICDIMMPELDGYGVLHLLSKEAETASIPFIFLTAKAEKADYRKGMTLGADDYLTKPYDDVELLSAVETRLRKNDLLKTEYSRTEEGLTQFLNEVKSFESLKKLSENKKTKLYKKRETVYSEGSYPNAVYFLKSGKIKNSKTNEFGKEYIVELHKPGDFFGYLDLLENTPYQESAVSLQDSEVVIIPKDEFNSLLYNNRDVATKFIKMLSNEVREREERLLKLAYNSVRKRVAEALIMLANRYQEDKTKPFAIAITREDLASIVGTATETVIRTLSDFKDEHLLEMKGSLITVLDYEKLSRMKN from the coding sequence ATGAAGACCATTCTACTGATAGAAGACAATCCCGACATGCGGGAGAATACGACCGAAATTTTGGAGTTAGCACACTACAATGTACTAACGGCAGAAAACGGCAAGAAAGGCATTAAAATCGCTCAAGAACAGCAGCCTGACCTGATTATTTGCGACATCATGATGCCCGAACTCGACGGCTACGGGGTGTTGCATTTGCTCAGTAAAGAAGCTGAAACGGCCAGTATTCCCTTTATTTTCTTAACGGCCAAAGCGGAAAAAGCCGATTACCGCAAAGGAATGACCCTTGGGGCAGACGATTATTTGACCAAACCTTACGACGACGTAGAGCTGCTCAGTGCGGTAGAAACGCGCTTGCGTAAAAACGATTTGCTCAAAACAGAGTATTCACGTACAGAAGAAGGTCTGACGCAGTTTTTGAACGAAGTAAAATCGTTTGAATCGCTCAAAAAACTGTCAGAAAACAAAAAAACGAAGCTCTATAAAAAGCGCGAAACGGTGTATTCGGAGGGAAGTTATCCCAATGCCGTTTATTTCTTAAAAAGTGGAAAAATCAAAAACTCAAAGACCAATGAGTTTGGGAAAGAATACATTGTAGAGCTTCACAAACCTGGCGATTTTTTTGGGTATTTAGATTTATTGGAAAACACGCCCTACCAAGAATCGGCCGTGTCGCTGCAAGACAGTGAAGTGGTTATCATTCCCAAAGATGAATTTAATAGCCTTCTCTACAACAACCGCGACGTAGCCACGAAGTTCATCAAAATGCTTTCCAATGAAGTGCGCGAGCGGGAAGAGCGATTGCTGAAACTTGCCTACAACTCCGTACGAAAACGCGTAGCCGAAGCGCTGATAATGCTAGCCAATCGCTACCAAGAAGATAAAACAAAGCCTTTTGCCATTGCCATCACCCGCGAAGATTTAGCGAGTATCGTGGGCACCGCGACCGAAACGGTTATTCGCACCCTTTCTGATTTCAAAGACGAACATCTTCTCGAAATGAAAGGAAGCCTGATTACGGTACTCGATTATGAGAAACTATCTCGAATGAAGAATTAA
- the ccoN gene encoding cytochrome-c oxidase, cbb3-type subunit I, which translates to MEPISKTTSTVDMEEFQYDNTIVRNFAIASIVFGIVGMLVGVLIAFQLAFPALNLDIPYTTFGRLRPLHTNAVIFAFVGNGFFMGLYYSAPRVLRTPMYSKLLSNINFWGWQLIIVAAAITLPLGLTTGKEYAELEWPIDIAIAVVWVAALLNLVMTMINRRVQHIYAAVWFYLASFVTVAMLHVVNSVELPISLTKSYSWYAGVQDALVQWWYGHNAVAFFLTTPYLGLMYYFLPKAANRPIYSYRLSIVHFWSLIFLYIWAGPHHLLYTSLPDWAQSLGTVFSVMLIAPSWGGMINGLFTLRGAWDKVREDVVLKFMVVGVTAYGMATFEGPMLSLKNVNAIAHYTDWIVAHVHVGALGWNGFMTFAIMYWLFPRLYGRPLFSQKLANFHFWIGTLGIIFYAVPMYWAGWTQSSMWKEFTEEGFLKYPNFLETVTQLVPFYILRGIGGTLFLVGFLVGTYNLAMTALSGKLIANETARAASLKSIWNPPANEFWHSRIFERKPVFFTVISLVAVIIGGVIELVPTFMVESNVPTIESVKPYTALELQGRDIYVREGCYTCHSQMIRPFRSETERYGEYSKAGEFVYDHPFQWGSKRTGPDLHRLGAKYPDSWHYNHMEDPTSMSPGSIMPKYPWLLEDALDLSTTPAKISAMRTLGVPYEDGFEDQAIADAQKQADGIVASLKKDGIKAKADKEIIALIAYLQRLGTDIKKQ; encoded by the coding sequence ATGGAACCAATTTCCAAAACAACCTCAACCGTTGACATGGAAGAGTTTCAGTATGATAACACCATCGTACGGAATTTCGCCATTGCTTCTATCGTGTTTGGGATCGTCGGAATGCTGGTGGGCGTACTTATCGCGTTTCAGTTAGCATTTCCTGCCCTCAACCTCGATATTCCCTACACTACGTTTGGTAGGTTACGTCCCCTTCACACCAACGCCGTCATTTTTGCTTTTGTCGGTAACGGCTTTTTTATGGGGCTTTATTATTCGGCACCACGGGTACTCCGCACGCCGATGTACAGTAAGTTGTTGTCCAACATCAACTTCTGGGGCTGGCAACTTATCATCGTAGCCGCCGCCATTACACTTCCATTAGGACTTACCACAGGAAAAGAATACGCCGAACTCGAATGGCCGATTGACATTGCCATTGCGGTGGTATGGGTAGCAGCCCTTCTTAACCTCGTCATGACCATGATTAACCGCCGCGTGCAGCACATTTATGCTGCGGTTTGGTTTTACTTGGCTTCGTTTGTCACAGTAGCGATGTTGCACGTCGTCAACAGCGTTGAACTTCCAATTTCTCTTACTAAAAGTTATTCTTGGTACGCGGGTGTGCAAGATGCCTTGGTACAATGGTGGTATGGTCACAATGCCGTAGCGTTCTTCTTGACGACGCCTTACTTGGGTTTGATGTACTACTTCTTACCCAAAGCAGCCAACCGCCCTATCTATTCGTACCGTTTGTCGATTGTTCACTTTTGGTCATTGATTTTCTTATACATCTGGGCAGGCCCTCACCACTTGCTTTATACCTCTTTGCCCGACTGGGCACAATCGTTGGGTACGGTGTTCTCTGTAATGTTGATTGCTCCTTCGTGGGGAGGGATGATTAACGGTCTGTTTACCCTTCGTGGGGCTTGGGACAAAGTTCGTGAGGATGTGGTTTTGAAATTCATGGTAGTAGGGGTAACTGCCTACGGGATGGCGACCTTTGAAGGCCCTATGCTTTCGTTGAAAAACGTAAACGCCATTGCTCACTATACCGACTGGATTGTAGCGCACGTTCACGTAGGAGCACTTGGATGGAACGGTTTTATGACGTTTGCCATCATGTACTGGTTGTTCCCACGATTGTACGGACGTCCGTTGTTTTCTCAAAAATTGGCCAATTTTCACTTCTGGATTGGCACCTTGGGTATCATTTTCTACGCCGTGCCGATGTACTGGGCAGGTTGGACTCAATCGTCGATGTGGAAAGAATTTACTGAAGAAGGTTTCTTAAAATACCCTAACTTCCTCGAAACCGTTACGCAGCTTGTGCCTTTCTATATTTTACGTGGAATTGGTGGTACATTGTTTTTGGTAGGTTTCTTGGTAGGTACGTACAACTTAGCCATGACGGCCCTTAGCGGTAAGCTCATTGCCAACGAAACAGCACGTGCGGCTTCGCTCAAATCTATCTGGAATCCTCCTGCCAACGAATTTTGGCACAGCCGTATTTTTGAACGCAAGCCTGTGTTCTTTACCGTTATCTCGTTGGTAGCCGTCATCATCGGGGGTGTCATTGAACTTGTGCCAACCTTCATGGTAGAGTCCAACGTACCAACCATCGAAAGCGTGAAACCTTACACCGCACTTGAACTCCAAGGCCGCGACATCTACGTTCGTGAAGGCTGCTATACGTGTCACTCTCAAATGATTCGTCCGTTCCGTTCCGAAACCGAACGCTATGGCGAATACTCAAAAGCAGGTGAGTTTGTTTATGATCACCCATTCCAGTGGGGTTCAAAACGTACAGGACCTGATTTGCACCGTCTTGGTGCCAAATACCCCGATTCATGGCACTACAACCACATGGAAGACCCAACGAGTATGTCGCCTGGTTCTATCATGCCCAAATACCCTTGGTTGCTTGAGGATGCGCTTGATTTGAGCACCACTCCTGCCAAAATCAGCGCCATGCGTACCCTCGGCGTTCCTTACGAAGACGGGTTTGAAGACCAAGCCATTGCCGACGCTCAAAAACAAGCCGATGGCATCGTGGCTAGTTTGAAAAAAGACGGTATCAAAGCCAAAGCTGACAAAGAAATCATTGCGCTCATTGCCTACTTGCAACGCTTAGGTACTGACATCAAAAAACAATAA
- a CDS encoding cbb3-type cytochrome c oxidase N-terminal domain-containing protein, whose product MKFRNYLQTIDGVAIYPLIGLLIFAAVFVGLVWYLVKLDKKTVQKISQLPLEDGTVRRGLATLTLLFVSSMVFAQAAEAPKAGDKELVNYLIVMLLVVVILAVLVLLVQVMMLLRKISAPQGNTEVKEDLRGESAPIFSERWWQRWTGFGVKLADEQRILIKGHDYDGIHELDNRMPPWLAFLFQGTIVFAVIYLIIYHMSGWGDLPMAELEKESQVVEAKKTAFLEKAAAKINENTVTLATDAKTIEEGKAIFTANCAACHAADGGGSVGPNLTDEYWLHGGGIKNVFKTIKYGVPEKGMIAWEKQLNPLKMQQVASYIISIKGTKPATPKAPQGEIYTEAPAAADSTVAAK is encoded by the coding sequence ATGAAATTCAGAAACTATCTCCAGACGATTGACGGAGTGGCGATATATCCGCTCATCGGACTACTGATTTTTGCGGCCGTTTTTGTAGGATTGGTATGGTACCTTGTAAAACTTGACAAGAAAACCGTCCAAAAAATAAGCCAACTGCCCCTCGAAGACGGCACTGTTCGCCGTGGACTTGCAACGCTTACGTTACTTTTTGTTTCATCAATGGTGTTTGCCCAAGCCGCCGAAGCTCCCAAAGCAGGCGACAAAGAGTTGGTTAACTACCTCATAGTTATGTTGCTGGTTGTGGTCATTTTGGCTGTGCTCGTGCTCTTGGTGCAAGTGATGATGCTTCTCCGTAAAATCTCTGCTCCTCAAGGCAATACCGAAGTAAAAGAAGATTTACGCGGCGAATCGGCGCCGATTTTCAGTGAACGTTGGTGGCAACGTTGGACGGGTTTTGGCGTAAAACTCGCCGACGAGCAACGCATCCTTATCAAAGGCCACGACTACGACGGCATCCACGAACTCGACAACCGTATGCCTCCTTGGTTGGCATTCTTGTTCCAAGGTACGATTGTATTTGCCGTGATTTACCTTATCATTTACCACATGTCGGGTTGGGGCGATTTACCGATGGCCGAGTTGGAAAAAGAAAGCCAAGTGGTAGAAGCGAAGAAAACCGCGTTCCTTGAAAAAGCAGCGGCCAAAATCAACGAAAATACTGTTACGTTGGCCACTGACGCGAAGACAATTGAGGAAGGGAAAGCCATTTTTACGGCCAACTGTGCCGCTTGTCATGCTGCTGATGGTGGCGGTTCGGTAGGGCCAAACCTCACTGACGAGTACTGGCTCCACGGCGGTGGTATCAAGAATGTCTTCAAAACCATCAAATACGGTGTACCCGAAAAAGGGATGATTGCGTGGGAAAAGCAATTGAACCCACTCAAAATGCAACAGGTTGCTAGTTACATCATCTCCATCAAAGGCACAAAGCCTGCGACTCCGAAAGCTCCTCAAGGAGAAATTTATACCGAAGCTCCCGCTGCGGCGGATAGTACCGTAGCCGCAAAATAA
- a CDS encoding FixH family protein, with protein sequence MKLSWGTGIWAFYGLFVLMILAMVGMSIVQKIDLVTDNYYEEEVKFQGKIDKINRAKQLTTPLSWEVTDAGIRIHYPTELKGISGKINLYCPADNRKDMSMPIQVGTDGTQFIPSQKIHTGRYQLQIDWQANGIGYWNEGTLNI encoded by the coding sequence ATGAAACTATCTTGGGGAACGGGCATTTGGGCATTTTATGGCTTATTTGTCTTAATGATATTAGCGATGGTCGGAATGAGCATCGTCCAAAAAATTGACCTCGTCACCGACAATTATTACGAGGAAGAAGTAAAGTTTCAGGGCAAAATTGATAAAATCAACCGCGCCAAACAACTAACTACTCCCCTATCTTGGGAAGTAACCGACGCAGGCATTCGGATTCATTATCCTACTGAATTAAAAGGCATTAGCGGAAAAATTAACCTTTATTGTCCTGCCGACAATCGGAAAGATATGTCAATGCCAATACAGGTTGGAACCGACGGTACGCAGTTTATTCCGAGTCAGAAGATTCATACGGGTCGCTACCAACTCCAAATCGACTGGCAAGCCAACGGCATCGGATACTGGAACGAAGGAACACTCAATATTTAA
- the ccoS gene encoding cbb3-type cytochrome oxidase assembly protein CcoS: MSALIILLCISLFVAGGFLIAFVWSVRQGQYDDDYTPSIRILFDDNEK; encoded by the coding sequence ATGAGTGCTCTCATCATCCTGCTCTGCATCAGTCTGTTTGTCGCAGGCGGCTTCTTAATCGCCTTTGTATGGTCGGTACGCCAAGGGCAATACGACGACGATTACACTCCTTCGATTCGGATTTTATTCGACGACAACGAAAAATAG
- the hemN gene encoding oxygen-independent coproporphyrinogen III oxidase, which translates to MNTQLLQKYNVPGPRYTSYPTVPYWDKTPLTETRWKDLVKDIFEISNTSEGISLYIHLPYCESLCTYCGCNTRITVNHKVEQPYIAAVLKEWQLYLDFLPNRPQIRELHLGGGTPTFFSPENLRTLISGLFEKADIHPNHEFGFEAHPASTTDAHLQTLFELGFRRISIGVQDFNPVILDLINRPQTYEQVKHVTEKAREIGYTSVNYDLVYGLPRQQVEGMTQTIGEVIQLRPDRIALYSYAHVPWVKPGQRKFTEADLPDAAKKLAIYEACRNALESVGYHDIGMDHFSLKTDTLYQALEDKKLHRNFMGYTTTQTRLLVGLGVSAIGDCWWGYGQNEKTVEKYYERLNANELPIFRGHVLTREDLILRRHILQLMCHFETTWFDSKDQCQALYEALARLEEPEKDGLVSIEPYHLKVTPEGRSFIRNISMAFDARLWGDIPQTAIFSQTF; encoded by the coding sequence ATGAACACGCAACTACTTCAGAAATACAACGTGCCTGGGCCTCGCTACACCAGTTACCCGACAGTGCCTTATTGGGACAAAACCCCACTTACCGAAACCCGTTGGAAAGACTTGGTAAAAGATATATTTGAAATCAGCAATACGTCCGAAGGAATTAGCCTCTATATTCACTTGCCGTACTGCGAAAGTTTATGCACCTACTGTGGCTGCAATACTCGCATTACGGTCAATCACAAAGTAGAACAACCGTACATTGCAGCCGTCTTGAAAGAATGGCAGCTTTATCTTGATTTTCTACCCAATCGCCCCCAAATCCGTGAGTTACACTTAGGAGGAGGAACGCCCACATTTTTTAGCCCTGAAAATCTCCGAACGCTGATTTCGGGTTTGTTTGAAAAAGCCGACATCCATCCTAACCACGAATTTGGGTTTGAAGCGCACCCAGCTAGTACTACCGACGCGCACCTCCAAACGTTGTTTGAACTAGGTTTTCGTCGGATTAGCATTGGGGTTCAAGATTTCAATCCCGTTATTCTTGACCTCATTAATCGCCCTCAAACGTACGAACAAGTCAAACATGTAACCGAAAAGGCGCGTGAAATTGGTTATACGTCGGTTAACTATGATTTGGTTTATGGTTTACCACGGCAGCAAGTAGAAGGAATGACCCAAACCATCGGAGAAGTGATTCAGCTTCGTCCCGACCGCATTGCGCTTTACAGCTACGCCCACGTACCTTGGGTAAAACCAGGTCAACGCAAATTTACCGAAGCCGACTTACCAGATGCCGCCAAAAAATTAGCGATTTATGAAGCCTGTCGTAATGCCTTAGAGTCAGTGGGGTATCACGACATCGGGATGGATCACTTTTCACTCAAAACAGATACACTTTATCAGGCCCTTGAAGATAAAAAACTCCACCGCAATTTTATGGGCTATACCACCACCCAGACGCGTTTGCTGGTGGGCTTGGGCGTGTCGGCCATCGGGGATTGTTGGTGGGGCTACGGTCAAAACGAAAAAACGGTCGAGAAATACTACGAACGCCTCAACGCAAACGAGTTACCGATTTTCAGAGGCCATGTTCTGACGCGGGAGGATTTGATTCTACGACGTCATATTTTGCAGTTGATGTGTCATTTTGAAACCACTTGGTTCGATTCCAAAGACCAATGCCAAGCGCTTTACGAAGCCCTTGCCCGACTGGAAGAACCCGAAAAAGATGGCCTTGTTAGCATCGAGCCCTATCACCTCAAAGTAACGCCCGAAGGCCGCTCTTTCATCCGTAATATCAGTATGGCATTTGACGCGCGTTTGTGGGGCGATATACCACAAACAGCCATTTTTAGCCAAACATTTTAA
- a CDS encoding sulfite exporter TauE/SafE family protein produces MFYLAFSLGLMSSLHCVGMCGPIALALPVHQRSKWGKLGGILLYNLGRATTYALLGFLLGFVGNALNLAGLQRSLSIGTGIIMLAAVAYSSHWLDQLGTPSFLQKSVQWLKKQLGTLLHQRSFSSLFMLGTLNGLLPCGLVYMALISSIATGGPTDGALFMATFGLGTLPAMSAVAFVKNLFSNFLRSRARQWMPAFVAVVAIVLILRGLEVTGWPILGLENREIPVCHGGR; encoded by the coding sequence ATGTTTTACCTAGCTTTTTCCCTCGGACTAATGAGCAGCCTACACTGCGTGGGGATGTGTGGGCCGATTGCACTGGCACTCCCCGTACACCAACGCTCAAAATGGGGAAAGTTGGGCGGAATTCTGTTGTATAACCTTGGTCGAGCTACTACTTACGCCCTCCTCGGTTTTTTGCTCGGTTTTGTTGGTAATGCGCTCAATTTGGCAGGACTCCAGCGTAGTTTGTCGATTGGTACAGGAATAATTATGCTGGCCGCCGTGGCGTACTCTTCGCATTGGCTAGACCAACTCGGAACACCTTCTTTTCTTCAAAAAAGTGTTCAATGGTTAAAAAAACAATTAGGTACGCTCCTCCATCAACGCAGTTTTAGCTCCCTTTTTATGCTCGGTACACTCAATGGACTTCTGCCCTGCGGGCTTGTCTATATGGCACTCATTAGCTCCATAGCCACGGGAGGCCCTACCGACGGGGCGCTTTTTATGGCTACCTTTGGACTTGGTACTCTTCCCGCTATGAGTGCCGTGGCGTTTGTAAAAAATCTTTTTTCTAATTTTCTCCGCAGCCGTGCCCGCCAATGGATGCCTGCTTTTGTGGCCGTTGTCGCCATCGTGCTCATTCTCCGTGGCTTAGAAGTAACAGGCTGGCCGATTTTAGGTTTAGAAAACCGTGAGATTCCTGTTTGTCATGGCGGGAGGTAG
- a CDS encoding PAS domain-containing sensor histidine kinase: protein MLEIFIQQTQAMRRHVEMLDALFKSATEGIIVVDSWGAIQLVNPKAEELFGYDEDELIGKKIEILIPQRYARNHVDHRMNYSQHPKARNMGRNLDLNAKRKDNSEFPVEISLSPFATSDGEYIVSFIIDISLRKKQEEALLEAHRQIQSLNADLEERVQQRTRELAHALEEIEQSKQEVMRALEKERQLNDMKTKFVTIASHEFRTPLATILSSASLIGRYTHAEEDEKRQKHVQRIKSTVTNLTEILNDFLSLGKLEEGQIRNVPIVFPVTDFCKELVDELKSVCKENQQIIYTHEGDSEVCVDRHLLKNVLINLLSNASKYSDAGKQIFLRSSKKEKTVRFEVQDQGIGIPEQDQAYVFDRFFRAHNSGTIQGTGLGLNIVKKYIQLMQGEIQLTSQLNQGTTVSLDLPNC, encoded by the coding sequence ATGTTAGAAATATTCATTCAGCAAACCCAAGCGATGAGAAGACACGTCGAAATGTTAGATGCACTCTTTAAAAGTGCAACGGAGGGAATTATTGTCGTGGATTCGTGGGGAGCTATACAGTTGGTCAACCCCAAAGCCGAAGAATTATTTGGCTACGATGAAGACGAGTTGATTGGTAAGAAAATAGAAATTCTTATTCCTCAACGATATGCCCGCAATCACGTAGATCACCGCATGAATTACTCCCAGCATCCCAAGGCAAGGAACATGGGGAGAAACCTAGACCTCAATGCCAAGCGTAAAGATAATTCGGAGTTTCCTGTCGAAATCAGTTTAAGTCCGTTTGCCACCAGCGATGGCGAATACATTGTAAGTTTTATTATCGACATTTCGCTGCGCAAAAAACAAGAGGAGGCATTGCTAGAAGCACACCGCCAAATCCAAAGCCTTAACGCCGACTTGGAAGAGCGCGTGCAGCAACGCACCCGTGAACTGGCACATGCGCTAGAGGAGATTGAGCAGTCGAAACAGGAAGTGATGCGGGCGCTGGAGAAAGAGCGCCAACTCAACGACATGAAGACGAAATTTGTGACGATTGCCTCGCACGAATTCCGTACGCCATTGGCGACTATTCTCTCTTCTGCGTCTTTGATTGGACGTTATACGCACGCTGAAGAAGACGAAAAACGTCAAAAACACGTCCAACGTATCAAATCCACGGTAACAAACTTGACCGAGATTTTAAACGACTTTTTGTCGCTCGGCAAACTCGAAGAAGGACAAATCCGCAACGTGCCGATTGTGTTTCCTGTTACTGATTTTTGCAAAGAATTGGTGGACGAACTCAAATCAGTTTGCAAAGAAAACCAGCAGATTATATACACCCACGAAGGTGATTCTGAAGTGTGTGTCGATCGTCATTTGCTCAAAAATGTACTCATCAATTTGCTTTCAAACGCCTCCAAATATTCGGACGCGGGCAAGCAAATTTTCTTACGTTCATCTAAAAAAGAAAAAACCGTTCGCTTTGAAGTACAAGACCAAGGCATTGGGATTCCCGAACAAGACCAAGCGTATGTGTTTGACCGCTTTTTCCGCGCACACAACTCTGGGACGATACAAGGAACTGGCCTTGGGCTAAACATTGTAAAAAAATACATTCAGTTGATGCAAGGCGAAATCCAGCTTACGAGTCAACTGAATCAAGGAACGACGGTGTCTCTCGACCTTCCGAATTGTTAG
- the ccoG gene encoding cytochrome c oxidase accessory protein CcoG — protein sequence MQPLDTHPDFDESFRDSFAAVDDTTGKRNWFYPQKPTGKWHNRRVWFTIFQLTVMFALPFIKVNGQPLFLFNILERKFIVFGIFIGPQDYWLFGLMMISFFVFIVLFTTVFGRVWCGWACPQTVFMEMVFRKIEYVIEGDWKAQRALAKAPWNSEKITKRTLKAVIFLALSFAIANLLLSYFVGIDRLERIILEPISEHLTLFLGICAFTLVFFWNFAWLRDQACTVVCPYGRLQGVLLDKNSVVIAYDYKRGEPREKLRKGAERTAGDCINCFQCVNVCPTGIDIRNGTQMECVNCTACIDACDNIMEKVNLPKGLIRYDSENNISAGKSKLITTRTIAYAVVLTALWVGLGYAIFTRNDTETTLLRAPGSRFIENPDGTISNLYTFKLFNKTNHPIQPEMKLLFPKGTLKFAGIPNLNLEAAGMVEGSVFITIPKSELSKRRTDVSLGIYADGKQLEEFKTTFIAPEE from the coding sequence ATGCAACCCCTCGATACACACCCCGACTTCGACGAATCGTTCCGCGATAGTTTTGCGGCTGTCGATGATACCACTGGGAAAAGAAACTGGTTTTACCCTCAAAAACCAACTGGAAAATGGCATAACCGCCGCGTTTGGTTTACCATTTTTCAGCTCACTGTAATGTTTGCCTTGCCGTTTATCAAAGTAAATGGCCAACCCCTCTTCTTGTTCAACATCCTAGAGCGTAAGTTTATCGTTTTCGGAATTTTCATTGGCCCACAAGATTATTGGCTTTTTGGGCTAATGATGATTTCTTTCTTTGTATTTATTGTACTTTTTACCACCGTTTTTGGGCGAGTTTGGTGCGGATGGGCTTGTCCGCAAACGGTATTTATGGAAATGGTTTTCCGTAAAATCGAGTACGTCATCGAAGGCGACTGGAAAGCCCAACGTGCCCTTGCCAAAGCGCCTTGGAACAGCGAAAAAATCACCAAAAGAACCCTCAAAGCGGTTATTTTCTTGGCATTATCGTTTGCAATTGCCAATCTGCTGTTAAGCTACTTTGTGGGTATTGACCGCCTCGAACGCATCATCTTAGAGCCAATATCAGAGCACTTGACTTTATTTTTGGGTATCTGCGCTTTTACCCTAGTTTTCTTTTGGAATTTTGCCTGGCTACGCGACCAAGCTTGTACCGTTGTGTGTCCTTACGGACGCTTGCAAGGGGTATTGCTTGATAAAAACTCAGTCGTGATTGCCTATGATTATAAACGTGGCGAACCGCGTGAAAAACTTCGTAAAGGTGCCGAACGTACCGCTGGCGATTGTATTAACTGTTTTCAGTGCGTGAATGTATGCCCAACAGGTATCGACATCCGCAACGGTACCCAAATGGAGTGCGTCAATTGCACGGCCTGTATCGACGCCTGCGACAACATCATGGAAAAAGTGAACCTGCCCAAAGGCTTGATTCGCTACGACTCGGAAAACAATATTTCTGCGGGTAAAAGTAAACTCATTACCACCCGTACCATTGCTTACGCAGTCGTATTGACGGCGCTTTGGGTGGGTCTAGGCTATGCTATTTTTACCCGAAACGACACCGAAACAACGCTTTTGCGCGCTCCAGGTTCTCGATTCATCGAAAACCCCGACGGTACCATTAGCAATCTTTATACCTTCAAATTGTTTAATAAAACCAATCATCCCATCCAGCCTGAGATGAAGTTGTTGTTCCCCAAAGGCACCTTAAAATTTGCGGGAATCCCTAACCTCAACCTCGAAGCCGCAGGAATGGTCGAAGGTTCGGTATTTATTACCATTCCAAAATCCGAACTCTCCAAACGCCGCACCGACGTTTCCTTGGGAATCTACGCCGACGGCAAGCAGTTGGAAGAATTTAAAACAACGTTCATTGCACCAGAAGAATAA